The Carassius auratus strain Wakin chromosome 21, ASM336829v1, whole genome shotgun sequence sequence ACATTGATCATCATCTATTATATATGAGATGTTAAGGCCGTCACCTGAAGCAGCCGCTGAACAGTAAGCCCCGCCCACTTGTCATCATTACTCTCCTTCCTTTCTGATTTCCTTCTTTTCCCCGTCTGATGTCCCAGGGTGGTGGTTTGTCAGCACTGAGGACGCTCAGGGATGGGTACCAGCCACATGTCTGGAAGTTCAGGATGACCCGGATGATTTCTCTCTCCCGGCTGAAGAAGGTAGAGTCTCCTCATCATCAGTCTTACTGGAATCAAATGTCCTCTGGTTTATTCAGATTTGATGATCTCCacaggtgaagtgtgtcatttctttgAATGCTCATTTACTGTCCAGAAACTATAAGAAGGATAACTAGAAGCAAGTCATTCATGCATTTTGTGGCACTTTCACTACATTTCTCGGTTTGAAATTCCCATTAGCGATTCTTCAATGTTTGGAAATACAACTTCCAACATATTCCCAATACTTTTCATTCCTtttaccccccaaaaaaaggTTTGAATCGTTGTTTTTACAAACAATGGACATTTTTTTCACACTGCAAAGAGTATCtgtcttgtttttaatttcaaatgtctAAAGATTATTAAATCAAGATGCAATGATTTGAGAAGTAAAACGACTTGAGAcaagaagtcttgttttctgagaaactggtCATAATGAAAGCGAGTTTATGATTTAAAGTGGAACAAATATCTGCTAATAAGCTCAGCAGATCAGTTTAATTACTTGAAATTAAAGCTCATTTAGTAGCACAAATATTGCACACTTCACCAGATGTGACAGTCTTCCTCAGATCTTACTTAGAAAGTGAATCTAAGAGAGTTAATCTCAGTTCTTCGATGCGAGAGCAGTGTTTATTTGGCAAAGAGTAGATGTTTGGTAGACCAGCATATCCAGTATAAAGAGTCATGAAGGTTTTCCCCTGTGTGTGCTTGCTCTCTGCTGGAGTGTGCCGGAGGTTCTGGTCACTGCCGAGGCACGTTGGTCGCCGGCGTACTTTAGGGGATCTGTTCAGCACAGGCTTTGGCCAAGGTTCACTTTCTCACTCTGTTGTGACGCATGCATGTGTGACCCCTGCATGCGCTGCACGAGCTGAAACCTGTACGTCTTGTAGAACTGACACAGCACGCATCAGGGGAGTGTAACACTGGCGAAATTTTACTTTTCATTCCTGGTTTGCAAGAGGAATTGCTGAAGCACATGAAATGCCCCGGTGAATTAAATGGTGTTGCCTGATGCATGACTGATCATGAAAACCCTGTAAATATACAGTTAATGTCAAACACAATCACAATTTAAACAGATTAAAGGAtgtgttcatccaaaaatgaaaatttgctattTGTTTTAGACCATTCAAGATGTAAATGATTTTTCTTAAGTAGCagagtaaagaagatttttagttGAAACCGTGCTCCACTATCGTAATAGTGTTGTAAATCattttcagtttcttgcacagactgatcatttcacttcataagaccaaaatatatcatcaggagccacggggattcattttgtgttccttaatgtgtttttttttctttactttatcaTAGAcaggtagccattgacttcattTGACTtgatttcagctaaaaaaaataaataaataatctagttttattgttctactgaagaaaactGTTACCCATGTCTTGCATTGCAGGTAACAGCCCGCCAGGTGCAGCAAGTAAAAcactttataaaaacattaattcataatatctgtgaaataataatgcaataatacaCAATAAAAGATCTCTGTTCAAACTAAAGTTTTCATCTGCCATAGTTTACATGCTTATCTCCAATCATAGATGTAGTTCTATCAAACTTGGTGTGCTCATGCCATGTTTAAATTGTGATTTTGTTGGTAGCATGTGAAAACAACCAGTCTTGTCAGCAGATGTGCTTATGCTGTCCATACTTTGAGTCTCTGATCAGATCCTCCCCACCCTCCTTCATCTGCTATTCATTCActtaaaacagaaagagaaaatgcTGATTACAAGCagcaaattaatgtaaaataagtgaaaaagtgaaactaCATCAAATTTACCACTGCATGTTCTCAACTATTCTTGCAAAACATTGAAAGCTCAATGAATCTTCTAAATAATTTTTCAAGCAATTAGAAACGTTCTGGTTGTCGAGCTTCAGTtccattattatatttgtatacacTTTTGTGCGTTATATAAAGAACATAAGTGGTAAATCTGCTGTAGTGGTTGGACATTATTCATGGATGGCACtcttaactttttcaaatatgcCTTTCGTATCCTCAGAGGAAAAGTACACTGCAATCTATCCATACTCTGCACGCGATCAAGATGAAATCGATTTGGAGAGAGGCATGACTGTTGAGGTCATTCAAAAAAACTTAGAAGGCTGGTGGAAGATCAGGTAAAATCAAATGCAGATGTCCTCAGAAAAATACTTAACATGCATTTTCTTGGAGCATTCTCCCATTTACCCCCATAGATGCCAAGGAAAAGAGGGCTGGGCCCCGGCGTCCTACCTGAAGAAGGCTGATATCCTCAGTCAGAAGATGGCTGTGGGCGCTCCAGGTCATGCCAGCACTAATGACCTAGATGTGGCTTCTAAACAGCAGAATGCTAACAAGGAGAACCAGCGCGACCGATTTTCACCATTTTCAGAAAGCAAGTGCAGTAAGCAAATATTAGCTTCATTGTAATCTAAAAAATTACAGGTATTAAAGGTCTGAatttagctttgtgaaattatgctgCATAGCAGACGGGCTGCATGAgaatgcaaattcactctctgacagtaggtggcgcttatggaacagcagtgaTGAACCGTAAACACTGCATTGGAATTCCTAAAAATGTTATTGGCCAAATGGCAATTGTCACTATTTAATACATTCGCCAACAACAATTTTTACTCTCATTTGGTGCTTAGCCTATTTGAGTAATCTTTCGTTTATTAACCAGAGCCTAAAATTAAAACTCGCTgtcattattgctaaataatCATCTAAATATTTATCAGGGCACCAAATTGAAGGTGaggtaaaaataatactaatgcaTTCCAAGTtgtttcattcaaaaatataatggCCTGATTAGCCCCATTTACATGCTTTATTGTAGAGTACTCTCGGTGCTGGGctgcatcaaaataaaaataaatggcaacCACTAACAGTAACAGCCAAGAGTAAGAGAGACCAAAAGATTGTGGCCCTCTAAATTCTGTCCTCTTCTCTTCTGCAGAAGCAGGAGCACGACAGAGACCTCCACCACGCCGGGATCTTTCAATAGTAAGGGTGATCGTTTACAGTTGCATCTTAAATATTTCTAATTCTTTCTTTAATGTTCTATTGGGGATGAGGTTTGGCTCCAAACTTGATCAAACTCGCCTGCCTGTgactttctagtaatcctgaaaacattagttagcttgttcaggtgtgtgaTTAGGCttggatctaaactctgcaggaaagttgaCCTCGAGGCCAGAGAACCCCGGAGTTATAGAATTGAGATGCCATTCAAGATTATGGAGTTTGACTGGTTTGGAGGATAGTGGAGCGAGGAAATGAGGAAGCAGAAATTTGAGGATTGAGAAGCACCCAAGATTTTGGTATCCTAACTCTTGTCCTGTCTCTTCTTCTAGCCACGAGGAGTGAATCTGCCTAAACCTCCAGTGCCCCCACAAGTAGAGGAGGAGTATTACACCATAGCTGACTTTCAGACGACCATCCCAGATGGTATTAGCTTCCAGGCAGGAGTGAAAGTTGAAGTGAGTATAACAACAGACAAAGTGTTGACTTTAATTTTTTGATTAATTCTCAAATTAACACATCTGGATATTCCACATGCATCTCGTCATTTACCTTGTAATCCTAGGTCATTGAGAAGAACTCTAGTGGCTGGTGGTACATTCAGATCGATGATAAAGAAGGCTGGGCTCCAGTCACATTCATTGATAAATACAAGAAAACCAGCAATGCTTCTAGGCCTAACTTTTTGGCCCCGGTTCCTGGTGAGATGGGTCAACTGAAGCTTGATGATCCCTCAAGCAATAATACCAACTCTGAGAACAGTTGGTCCAAACCTCTACCAGATGAACCTTCATCAAAGTCTGACTTCTCCACCCGTTCCAAGCTGAGAGAATGGAAGCCCAATGCAGTTAAAGGCAGCTCCCATTTTTCAGGGCCCTTACCTCCTCCTCCATCCTCACCCACGGCTGAAGAGAAGCCAGCTTTACCGCCAAGGAGAGAATCTATCAACAAGAGCCTGGATTTGGAGGACAAACCCAAACCAGACCTTCCTAAACCTCTCCCACCCAAACCACCAGTCCCAGGAGTCATTGTCCCATTGGTGACTCCAAAAGCAGCTCCTCTTAAGCCAGACAAACCCCCAGAGATAAAGGAGGAGAAGAACAAGCAGCTCTACCTGCGCAATGAGATGGGCTTGGAGTGTGGCCACAACATCTCAGTCAAGGAGGTGAAAAAGTTCAACCTTAAGCCTGTGGCCAAGCAGCCTCCCAAACCCAAAGCGGATTCGCAAGAAGACAAGCCGTATCCCGCCAACCCAGCCCCGTTCCTCAAGCCAAAACCAGTGGTTAGACCAAAGCCCCCACCTGCAGCCAAACCAGAGCCAGTGGCCAAGAATGAGCTGGACATCACAAACCTTCGGAGTAAGCTTCGTCCATCTAAACCTCCAGAGTTCGGCAGCAACTCAACTGATCCCAACCAGCAGAGTGATCCTCCCCCGAATAATGGCAGAACAAACGAAGAGTCAAAGTTCCCCAACAAACTACAAAACGGTCATGATTCATCAGAAACTACTAGACCACCACCAACAACAGCCCCCAAAGATCCTCCCCAGAGGCCTTCCGTGCTACCTAGAAGACCTCCTCCACCAAAGAAGATCTCTGAGCTGGCCGGTCCTACAGACAACAGAGCTCCCCAAAAAGACTTGCCGGAGGCCAAGCCAGCCATCCCTCCTCAAATCAGACCCCCACCACCCAAAACAAAACCAAAGGAGAAGGAGGAACCCAAGGCAAAAGTACCTGTGCCACCAAAGCCCCACATTAAGACAGAAAAACCTGCGCCTCCAAGAGACAAACTCCCACCTCTTATCAAAGATCCGGCCAAGGAGGAGCTGTACTTAGCCGTGGCGGACTTTGAAGGAGACGAGCAGACATCTGGCTTTAAAGAGGGCACAGTTTTCGAAGTTCTGGAGAAAAGCAGCAGTGGCTGGTGGTTTTGTAAAAACGTGAGCGATGGGCCAGTGATGGAGGGCTGGTTCCCTTCCAATTACCTGACCAAGAAACCTTAGGTACTCTTGACATGGCTGCCTAAAGAAATCTTATTTAATTAACATCCTTTATTTATGgataccttttttttaaatgacattccATCCTTTGCAAGTTCAAACAGGCCATAATaatttgtttgcttgcttttttGTAACTCTTTTCCCTTTTGGGGAAAAACCATGTGTGCTTTCATATGTTAGCACTGAACATCAAGGCTCTTGCCTTGATTCTTATATTAATCAAACATTATATGTATCGCTAAAGGTTTAAGTGACTAgcaatatataaatgacttttcgCAGCCTTCATGATATTGTGCCTCAAAATATGCAAAGTGCTTTTGCCGTAGATTATGCAAAACGTGACGTCTGAGCAGTGTCTATCAGCAGATTCGAAATTCAATATTACGCATACTATGAATCCGTATAAGTAGCAGGCTTGAGCTTACATGGCATAGCCTGGAGTACTTGTTAAACTAGCTTCATTTCATTTCGAAGCTTTTAGTTTACAAAAATTAGTCTGCTTTTTTGTTCTAACACTAAAAATACTTTACGAATCATGTTGCTTATTTATCTACTTTGATTTTTGTTTCAGTCTGCACTTTTTTTATAGACTTTGCGTAGAAGTCTACACTGCAGAACCGATGAGTAAAGGGAAGGTGCAAAACAAGGAGAAACGGGAAACAAACACATGGCCTTAAGGTTTACAGAACAGTGGCATCCATTTCTAGTTTAATTTTCACAGTTGATTTGTCACATGAATGTTCTAGTaaacattgattttaaaaagCAGCCCCTTTTGCAGTACCAATCATACATTAGTGAATAACAGAATACCTCAGCCATGATAtcgttattattttatatgtcagTATTGCCCTAACAAAGCATTTTCATATCACTGACAAAGGTGCTTAGATATTTTACAGTCATTGTCAGATGTTTTAACATTCATGCTCGACTGGTTTCAAGCATACATTtgataaacatgtttatttttaacactaCATTTGAAAATGTGGTTTATGTTACTGAAATATTTCTTGTCTTTTTTGACTATTTTGTTTTCCATTCATTTATCcgaaaaagtgttaaataggtgCCCAGTCTGACCCGACAATACCAGGAGCACTGCTCATTTTGCTCTATGGTCATCAGCTCCTAGTTGCTATGAAATGCATTCATACTCCAATCAACTCGATCTATTAAATAATGTACAACAAATGAAAGTGCCTGAGTTTGGCAAGGATAATGGAAGGTGTTTGTGAAGTTGAGAAATTATTGCAAGAAAATGAGTATGAGGAAAAAAGTATAATATGAAGGATAACAGAGAGAAGAGGGTAAATATTCAACAGAATATGTTGAAACTCAAaccagataataaaaaaaagaaagaaacaaaggcaAGATGACATGGGTAacctgtttgtttgtattttttaagcaTTTCTGTGATGTTTTGTCCTTTAGTATTTCAAGTTTGATTTTTAACTTTGTCTTAAtgtaaatcaaataaacatttcaaatagtcaaaatgtttttattattattattttgagcaaTTCCATTTATATTGGTATTAAACTGTAAGTGAGAGTTTCAACAGTACATTTTTTGTCCTTTATACAACTGTCTTTCTTGAGGTTTCTGgtttatttatagaatttatgaaaacataatttttactcccaaaaaataaatataacttaagTTCGGAAGGCAGGGGTTTCAAACTCTCCAAAATGTTGTTCAACTTGAAAGATACCACTTTCCTAAAAGTAAGCAATAAAGgaacattttttgtgtttttatagatGTATGTTTTTCCTCAGAATGATCTACAGATATATCTCTTGCAGTATCAACAAGTGGAAatgaaacactaaaataaaagcGATTTAATATATAGACTAAAGTCTTTAGAATTTGGTAATTATTAAATGATGTAGCTAAACTTTGATTTGCATTGTCTAAATTTGATGTGTTTACTTAGACCTctgtttttaaatggaaaaccAAGATAACTTTTTTCACTATTATTTTTCGGATGTTCGGATGAGAAAATTTTACATGGAAGACTTACGAAGTGTTTATTGAAGGCAGAAACAGGAGTACCTTACATCTTcggtttattaaatattattgaatacCATTTAATTCACTTTGTGAACTAGTAAACTGTTTTTACAATGTTATGATTCCTTTTAAAGGAAACATCTtgggttatgtatgtaaccatgtTTCCCTCAGAAgtgaacgagacactgcatcctcgaGGACTCACTATGGGGAACGCCTTCACCATGACCGATTTCTGAAGCATGCATCTAAACCCCACAATATCATTGGTCGGTGACAGCCTGTGTCATCATCACCTGGTGCGACCACAGTATAAAAGGGTGCTGGGATTAACACGTCATCTGCTTCTTCTTCTGAAGCTTATGTGGGATGCATGGCAAGGGGACTAGAGGTCGCAGTAtcttgtaacctgagacgttcccttttgAGGGAACTTCGAattgcatcctctaggggtcgctgtAAGGAATGGTATACCCACACTGCCATGATGAGGGAAGTGCATACCATTTTGCAGTAAAGTTGAACCGTTTGGTTAAGATAATTTTGTGTTTGGATGGCTGTGCTAATTGTTTTGAGAACAAGTACATTGCACTGGAGAAAAGTATCAAATCAATTGAGAAAaactaatatcctaatgattttgacatagaagaaaaatcaataatttgacTATACAATGTATTTTTCGCTATGGCTACAAATATGCCTATGATATTTATGACTACTTTTGTGCCGCGGGGTCACAATTCTCAATGGGAACAAAGAAAAGATTGAAATGACCTGAACATTGAGTCCAACTTGTCTGTTAGTTTCTTAGTTTTCCAAAATCTGCCTTCAACACAGATGCTTCTGAAAACAAAAGTTTCTAAATAATTACCTGTGGTTAAAAAGCAggatcaaaatatgaaattaggaATAAAACTGGTTTGAATTCCTGCTTAAATTCCAGAGTCATGTTTTACAGCAGTTGTTTTTGTTGAGCAGTGATGAATGGCCTGCAGGGGGCAGCAGAGCTCAGAAATCTGACATTTAATTGAGtaatatttctctttttcattgAGTAATATGACACCAGGAAGAGTTTTCTTTGTGGTTTCAGATGAATCACAGCCGTGTGCAGGGTCACATTGATTTTTAAAAAGCTTCTCTAAGTAATATTGAGTGACTCTGACACTGCAGCCACAATATGAGCAGATTTTGGAAATGTAAACCAGGGATATTTAAACAAGGAATTCATTATGATGATAATGTGTATGGATGCAAACTGATCCCTAAATGGTTTTAATACAATCAGAAATcgcactaagaaaaaaaaaaataaaaaaaaaataaaaccagacCAACACAgtattctataaaaaataaaaataaaacaatgtggaAAGACTGAATCAAACTTTATTTTCTAGTTACATTCAATGTTTTCATAAAACCGTGAATATACTGTACACATTAATTACTGCATTTGGAAGTTGATCTTTACTTTTTCTTATTAGGATTTTTATTTCGCATTTTGAGCACAAATGAAGTGTTTTCTGTGCTACAGGTCACCGGCAACTAAAACTAACCAAAAAACACTTAGAAAAGCAGCAAACAtgtaataatattagtaatacaGACAGTGGTTTCATTCATAATTAACTACAAATTAAATCAGATTTGTGGAGCAGAACTACCTGTTGAATAAAGTGAAATATTAATCAATCTCACATCAATAATGGACTAAAACCTACTTTGACCTCTAGGTGGCGCAacaggttttcttttttcttcttatttcaaatactgtacatcacaGTTGGAATGGAgactttctt is a genomic window containing:
- the LOC113038230 gene encoding SH3 and PX domain-containing protein 2B-like isoform X4, yielding MPRRTVQEVTVQDVQKRRNPNKHYVYIIKVAWSDGSTEIIFRRYSKFFDLQMELLDKFPVEGGQKDPKRRIIPFLPGKILFRRSHIRDVAMKRLKPINEYCRALIQLPVYISQCEEVRLFFETRPEDLNPPKEEPSGKKKSGIVERATSFRKRGGDSSSADALLLEQYVAVTDYEKQESSEISLYVGQVVEVIEKNESGWWFVSTEDAQGWVPATCLEVQDDPDDFSLPAEEEEKYTAIYPYSARDQDEIDLERGMTVEVIQKNLEGWWKIRCQGKEGWAPASYLKKADILSQKMAVGAPGHASTNDLDVASKQQNANKENQRDRFSPFSESKCKAGARQRPPPRRDLSIPRGVNLPKPPVPPQVEEEYYTIADFQTTIPDGISFQAGVKVEVIEKNSSGWWYIQIDDKEGWAPVTFIDKYKKTSNASRPNFLAPVPGEMGQLKLDDPSSNNTNSENSWSKPLPDEPSSKSDFSTRSKLREWKPNAVKGSSHFSGPLPPPPSSPTAEEKPALPPRRESINKSLDLEDKPKPDLPKPLPPKPPVPGVIVPLVTPKAAPLKPDKPPEIKEEKNKQLYLRNEMGLECGHNISVKEVKKFNLKPVAKQPPKPKADSQEDKPYPANPAPFLKPKPVVRPKPPPAAKPEPVAKNELDITNLRSKLRPSKPPEFGSNSTDPNQQSDPPPNNGRTNEESKFPNKLQNGHDSSETTRPPPTTAPKDPPQRPSVLPRRPPPPKKISELAGPTDNRAPQKDLPEAKPAIPPQIRPPPPKTKPKEKEEPKAKVPVPPKPHIKTEKPAPPRDKLPPLIKDPAKEELYLAVADFEGDEQTSGFKEGTVFEVLEKSSSGWWFCKNVSDGPVMEGWFPSNYLTKKP
- the LOC113038230 gene encoding SH3 and PX domain-containing protein 2B-like isoform X1 is translated as MPRRTVQEVTVQDVQKRRNPNKHYVYIIKVAWSDGSTEIIFRRYSKFFDLQMELLDKFPVEGGQKDPKRRIIPFLPGKILFRRSHIRDVAMKRLKPINEYCRALIQLPVYISQCEEVRLFFETRPEDLNPPKEEPSGKKKSGIVERATSFRKRGGDSSSADALLLEQYVAVTDYEKQESSEISLYVGQVVEVIEKNESGWWFVSTEDAQGWVPATCLEVQDDPDDFSLPAEEGVCRRFWSLPRHVGRRRTLGDLFSTGFGQEEKYTAIYPYSARDQDEIDLERGMTVEVIQKNLEGWWKIRCQGKEGWAPASYLKKADILSQKMAVGAPGHASTNDLDVASKQQNANKENQRDRFSPFSESKCKAGARQRPPPRRDLSIPRGVNLPKPPVPPQVEEEYYTIADFQTTIPDGISFQAGVKVEVIEKNSSGWWYIQIDDKEGWAPVTFIDKYKKTSNASRPNFLAPVPGEMGQLKLDDPSSNNTNSENSWSKPLPDEPSSKSDFSTRSKLREWKPNAVKGSSHFSGPLPPPPSSPTAEEKPALPPRRESINKSLDLEDKPKPDLPKPLPPKPPVPGVIVPLVTPKAAPLKPDKPPEIKEEKNKQLYLRNEMGLECGHNISVKEVKKFNLKPVAKQPPKPKADSQEDKPYPANPAPFLKPKPVVRPKPPPAAKPEPVAKNELDITNLRSKLRPSKPPEFGSNSTDPNQQSDPPPNNGRTNEESKFPNKLQNGHDSSETTRPPPTTAPKDPPQRPSVLPRRPPPPKKISELAGPTDNRAPQKDLPEAKPAIPPQIRPPPPKTKPKEKEEPKAKVPVPPKPHIKTEKPAPPRDKLPPLIKDPAKEELYLAVADFEGDEQTSGFKEGTVFEVLEKSSSGWWFCKNVSDGPVMEGWFPSNYLTKKP
- the LOC113038230 gene encoding SH3 and PX domain-containing protein 2B-like isoform X3, with the protein product MPRRTVQEVTVQDVQKRRNPNKHYVYIIKVAWSDGSTEIIFRRYSKFFDLQMELLDKFPVEGGQKDPKRRIIPFLPGKILFRRSHIRDVAMKRLKPINEYCRALIQLPVYISQCEEVRLFFETRPEDLNPPKEEPSGKKKSGGDSSSADALLLEQYVAVTDYEKQESSEISLYVGQVVEVIEKNESGWWFVSTEDAQGWVPATCLEVQDDPDDFSLPAEEGVCRRFWSLPRHVGRRRTLGDLFSTGFGQEEKYTAIYPYSARDQDEIDLERGMTVEVIQKNLEGWWKIRCQGKEGWAPASYLKKADILSQKMAVGAPGHASTNDLDVASKQQNANKENQRDRFSPFSESKCKAGARQRPPPRRDLSIPRGVNLPKPPVPPQVEEEYYTIADFQTTIPDGISFQAGVKVEVIEKNSSGWWYIQIDDKEGWAPVTFIDKYKKTSNASRPNFLAPVPGEMGQLKLDDPSSNNTNSENSWSKPLPDEPSSKSDFSTRSKLREWKPNAVKGSSHFSGPLPPPPSSPTAEEKPALPPRRESINKSLDLEDKPKPDLPKPLPPKPPVPGVIVPLVTPKAAPLKPDKPPEIKEEKNKQLYLRNEMGLECGHNISVKEVKKFNLKPVAKQPPKPKADSQEDKPYPANPAPFLKPKPVVRPKPPPAAKPEPVAKNELDITNLRSKLRPSKPPEFGSNSTDPNQQSDPPPNNGRTNEESKFPNKLQNGHDSSETTRPPPTTAPKDPPQRPSVLPRRPPPPKKISELAGPTDNRAPQKDLPEAKPAIPPQIRPPPPKTKPKEKEEPKAKVPVPPKPHIKTEKPAPPRDKLPPLIKDPAKEELYLAVADFEGDEQTSGFKEGTVFEVLEKSSSGWWFCKNVSDGPVMEGWFPSNYLTKKP
- the LOC113038230 gene encoding SH3 and PX domain-containing protein 2B-like isoform X5, translating into MPRRTVQEVTVQDVQKRRNPNKHYVYIIKVAWSDGSTEIIFRRYSKFFDLQMELLDKFPVEGGQKDPKRRIIPFLPGKILFRRSHIRDVAMKRLKPINEYCRALIQLPVYISQCEEVRLFFETRPEDLNPPKEEPSGKKKSGGDSSSADALLLEQYVAVTDYEKQESSEISLYVGQVVEVIEKNESGWWFVSTEDAQGWVPATCLEVQDDPDDFSLPAEEEEKYTAIYPYSARDQDEIDLERGMTVEVIQKNLEGWWKIRCQGKEGWAPASYLKKADILSQKMAVGAPGHASTNDLDVASKQQNANKENQRDRFSPFSESKCKAGARQRPPPRRDLSIPRGVNLPKPPVPPQVEEEYYTIADFQTTIPDGISFQAGVKVEVIEKNSSGWWYIQIDDKEGWAPVTFIDKYKKTSNASRPNFLAPVPGEMGQLKLDDPSSNNTNSENSWSKPLPDEPSSKSDFSTRSKLREWKPNAVKGSSHFSGPLPPPPSSPTAEEKPALPPRRESINKSLDLEDKPKPDLPKPLPPKPPVPGVIVPLVTPKAAPLKPDKPPEIKEEKNKQLYLRNEMGLECGHNISVKEVKKFNLKPVAKQPPKPKADSQEDKPYPANPAPFLKPKPVVRPKPPPAAKPEPVAKNELDITNLRSKLRPSKPPEFGSNSTDPNQQSDPPPNNGRTNEESKFPNKLQNGHDSSETTRPPPTTAPKDPPQRPSVLPRRPPPPKKISELAGPTDNRAPQKDLPEAKPAIPPQIRPPPPKTKPKEKEEPKAKVPVPPKPHIKTEKPAPPRDKLPPLIKDPAKEELYLAVADFEGDEQTSGFKEGTVFEVLEKSSSGWWFCKNVSDGPVMEGWFPSNYLTKKP
- the LOC113038230 gene encoding SH3 and PX domain-containing protein 2B-like isoform X2; protein product: MPRRTVQEVTVQDVQKRRNPNKHYVYIIKVAWSDGSTEIIFRRYSKFFDLQMELLDKFPVEGGQKDPKRRIIPFLPGKILFRRSHIRDVAMKRLKPINEYCRALIQLPVYISQCEEVRLFFETRPEDLNPPKEEPSGKKKSGIVERATSFRKRGGDSSSADALLLEQYVAVTDYEKQESSEISLYVGQVVEVIEKNESGWWFVSTEDAQGWVPATCLEVQDDPDDFSLPAEEGVCRRFWSLPRHVGRRRTLGDLFSTGFGQEEKYTAIYPYSARDQDEIDLERGMTVEVIQKNLEGWWKIRCQGKEGWAPASYLKKADILSQKMAVGAPGHASTNDLDVASKQQNANKENQRDRFSPFSEKAGARQRPPPRRDLSIPRGVNLPKPPVPPQVEEEYYTIADFQTTIPDGISFQAGVKVEVIEKNSSGWWYIQIDDKEGWAPVTFIDKYKKTSNASRPNFLAPVPGEMGQLKLDDPSSNNTNSENSWSKPLPDEPSSKSDFSTRSKLREWKPNAVKGSSHFSGPLPPPPSSPTAEEKPALPPRRESINKSLDLEDKPKPDLPKPLPPKPPVPGVIVPLVTPKAAPLKPDKPPEIKEEKNKQLYLRNEMGLECGHNISVKEVKKFNLKPVAKQPPKPKADSQEDKPYPANPAPFLKPKPVVRPKPPPAAKPEPVAKNELDITNLRSKLRPSKPPEFGSNSTDPNQQSDPPPNNGRTNEESKFPNKLQNGHDSSETTRPPPTTAPKDPPQRPSVLPRRPPPPKKISELAGPTDNRAPQKDLPEAKPAIPPQIRPPPPKTKPKEKEEPKAKVPVPPKPHIKTEKPAPPRDKLPPLIKDPAKEELYLAVADFEGDEQTSGFKEGTVFEVLEKSSSGWWFCKNVSDGPVMEGWFPSNYLTKKP